The Hymenobacter sp. 5317J-9 genome has a window encoding:
- the radC gene encoding DNA repair protein RadC, whose amino-acid sequence MEPLDPLPSAAPSYPTPTASGIKSWAEDDRPREKLLSKGRAALSDAELLAILIGSGTTKLTAVDVGKLMLQGVGHDLNALARESVKQLCRHPGIGEAKAITVVAALELGRRRKEADAAPRNTITCSRDIYNLMRPHLLDLPHEEFWVILLNRANVVMRKTAISRGGVAGTVADPKMIFKEALEQLASSIILVHNHPSGNRNPSGADIQLTKKLKEAGNFLDLPILDHLIFAEQGYYSFADEGIL is encoded by the coding sequence ATGGAACCGCTTGACCCTCTGCCTTCTGCCGCTCCCTCCTACCCCACCCCCACCGCCTCGGGCATCAAGAGCTGGGCCGAGGACGACCGGCCCCGCGAAAAGCTGCTGAGCAAGGGCCGCGCCGCCCTCTCCGACGCCGAGCTGCTGGCCATTCTCATCGGCTCGGGCACCACGAAGCTCACGGCCGTCGACGTGGGCAAGCTCATGCTGCAGGGCGTGGGCCACGACCTCAACGCCCTAGCCCGCGAAAGCGTGAAGCAGCTCTGCCGCCACCCCGGCATCGGCGAGGCCAAGGCCATCACGGTGGTGGCCGCCCTGGAGCTGGGCCGCCGCCGCAAGGAGGCCGACGCGGCGCCACGCAACACCATCACCTGCTCACGCGACATCTACAACCTCATGCGCCCGCACCTGCTCGATTTGCCGCACGAGGAATTCTGGGTCATCCTGCTGAACCGGGCCAACGTGGTGATGCGCAAAACCGCCATCAGCCGCGGCGGCGTGGCCGGCACCGTGGCCGACCCGAAGATGATTTTCAAGGAGGCGCTGGAGCAGCTGGCCAGCAGCATCATCCTGGTGCACAACCACCCCAGCGGCAACCGCAACCCCAGCGGCGCCGACATTCAGCTCACCAAAAAGCTGAAAGAAGCCGGCAATTTTCTGGATTTGCCCATTCTGGACCACCTCATTTTTGCCGAGCAGGGCTACTACAGCTTTGCAGATGAGGGGATACTGTAG
- a CDS encoding metallophosphoesterase translates to MAKGGTDYTVRRVQLRFPNLPPAFDGFKVLQISDLHTGSFNSTEPLERAVAMINRQGADLILMTGDLVNNRATEVEPHIPALQGIKSELPIFSSLGNHDYGDYVQWESPAEKRANLERLMQNHAKIGWTLLNDTSHTIERGGDKIAVVGVQNWSSHANFPKHGNLPKAHAASGDAPFKILLSHDPSHWEAQVLNYPDIDLTLSGHTHGMQFGVNLPFMKWSPVQYVYKQWAGLYEQGRQKLYVNVGLGFLGYPGRVGFLPEITVFELRRA, encoded by the coding sequence ATGGCCAAGGGCGGCACCGACTACACCGTGCGCCGCGTGCAGCTGAGGTTTCCCAACCTGCCCCCGGCCTTCGACGGCTTCAAAGTGCTGCAGATTTCGGACCTGCACACCGGCAGCTTCAACTCCACCGAGCCGCTGGAGCGGGCCGTGGCCATGATAAACCGCCAGGGCGCCGACCTCATCCTGATGACCGGCGACCTGGTGAACAACCGCGCCACCGAGGTTGAGCCGCACATTCCGGCCCTGCAGGGCATCAAGTCCGAGCTGCCCATCTTTTCCAGCCTCGGCAACCACGACTACGGCGACTACGTGCAGTGGGAAAGTCCGGCCGAGAAGCGCGCCAACCTGGAGCGTCTCATGCAGAACCACGCCAAAATCGGCTGGACGCTGCTCAACGACACCAGCCACACCATTGAGCGCGGCGGCGATAAAATCGCCGTGGTGGGCGTGCAGAACTGGAGCAGCCACGCCAACTTCCCCAAGCACGGCAACCTGCCCAAGGCCCACGCCGCCAGCGGCGACGCGCCCTTCAAAATTCTACTCTCGCACGACCCCTCGCACTGGGAGGCGCAGGTGCTGAATTACCCCGACATCGACCTCACCCTGAGCGGCCACACCCACGGCATGCAGTTCGGCGTGAACCTGCCGTTCATGAAATGGAGCCCCGTGCAGTACGTGTACAAGCAGTGGGCCGGCCTCTACGAGCAGGGCCGCCAGAAACTGTACGTGAACGTGGGCCTGGGTTTCCTGGGCTACCCCGGCCGCGTGGGCTTCCTGCCCGAAATCACCGTGTTCGAGCTGCGCCGGGCGTAG
- a CDS encoding M1 family metallopeptidase: protein MQQLRFLLFLLAAAPAFAQQPAPYRPAARQINNMVHTRLDVEFDYEKRHLIGREWVTLKPYAAATDSLRLDAKGMNIATVALVQGNAQSTLKYEYNQRQLLIHLKQPVPAGEAYTVYIEYTAKPDELNVKGGRAIEGAKGLYFINPDSAVAGKPVQIWTQGEPDSNSAWFPTIDEPNQKTTQEISMTVPAKYVTLSNGQLVKQVATAPGLRTDTWKMDEPHAPYLFMMAVGDFRITKDTWRGKEVNYYLEPQYAAQARAIFGKTPRMLEFFSQRLGVDFPWNKYHQVVCRDFVAGAMENTTASLFGEHAQGSARDLLDWQYAGVEREIAHELFHQWFGDYVTAESWGQLTVNESFANFSEIIWAEHEYGPDAAAQQADISLRTYFRDPANFLLPVVRARYAEKDDMFDGVVYQKGGNILNMLRAYLGEEVFFQGLKRYLTENAFGTGEAHKLRLALEEVSGQDLNWFFTQWYYGAGHPVVTIDYAWDVARKVQSVTVKQTQAGQPFQLPFTIDYYVGGKVQHQSVMMTEASQTFTMPLAARPDLVNVDAQKVLVWQKEDHKPLAEFAYQQRHAARYLDRREALRAAQSKPADPQAQKVLLAGLGDKTPALREMAVQVLDLKNAPLRKAATPMLEKMAATDAAPQAQAAALAALGSLKQKSYAPLFGKALGSPSYRVQAAALEALLPLNPAQALARAKAFEADSKGPLTGAIVLVYGQAGSVSQWPWMRTKFDAADPNGRFQMLQGFGEMLGRIDDPTALAEGITRIRDLTVQYKRYVDYQRVEGLLREVQQQQGKRANAAVAASLVDQAVAAIEAAK from the coding sequence ATGCAACAACTTCGGTTTCTACTATTCCTGCTGGCCGCGGCGCCAGCCTTCGCCCAACAGCCCGCCCCTTACCGCCCGGCGGCCCGGCAAATAAACAACATGGTGCACACCCGCCTCGATGTTGAGTTTGATTATGAAAAACGCCACCTGATTGGCCGGGAGTGGGTCACCCTTAAACCTTACGCCGCGGCCACCGATTCCTTGCGGCTCGACGCCAAGGGCATGAACATTGCTACCGTGGCGCTGGTGCAGGGCAACGCGCAGTCGACGCTGAAATACGAGTACAACCAGCGGCAGCTGCTGATTCATCTCAAGCAGCCGGTGCCAGCCGGCGAGGCCTACACGGTTTACATTGAATACACGGCCAAGCCCGACGAATTGAACGTGAAGGGCGGGCGCGCCATCGAAGGTGCCAAAGGCCTCTACTTCATCAATCCGGACAGCGCCGTGGCCGGCAAGCCCGTGCAAATCTGGACGCAGGGCGAGCCGGATTCCAACTCCGCCTGGTTCCCGACCATCGACGAACCTAACCAGAAAACCACCCAGGAAATCTCGATGACCGTGCCTGCCAAGTACGTCACGCTCTCGAACGGCCAGCTGGTGAAGCAGGTGGCCACCGCTCCCGGCCTGCGCACCGACACCTGGAAAATGGACGAGCCCCACGCGCCCTACCTGTTCATGATGGCCGTGGGCGACTTCCGCATCACGAAGGATACGTGGCGCGGCAAGGAGGTCAATTATTACCTGGAGCCGCAGTACGCCGCCCAGGCCCGCGCCATTTTCGGCAAGACGCCGCGCATGCTGGAGTTTTTCTCGCAGCGACTGGGCGTCGACTTCCCCTGGAACAAGTACCACCAGGTGGTGTGCCGCGATTTCGTGGCCGGCGCCATGGAAAACACCACGGCTTCGCTGTTTGGCGAGCACGCCCAAGGCTCGGCCCGCGACCTGCTGGACTGGCAGTACGCCGGCGTGGAGCGCGAAATCGCCCACGAGCTGTTTCACCAGTGGTTTGGCGACTACGTGACGGCTGAAAGCTGGGGCCAACTCACCGTGAACGAGAGCTTCGCCAACTTCAGCGAAATCATCTGGGCCGAGCACGAGTACGGCCCCGATGCCGCCGCCCAGCAAGCCGACATTAGCCTGCGTACCTACTTCCGCGACCCCGCCAATTTCCTGCTGCCGGTGGTGCGGGCGCGCTACGCCGAGAAGGACGACATGTTCGACGGCGTCGTGTACCAGAAGGGCGGCAACATCCTGAACATGCTGCGCGCTTACCTGGGCGAGGAGGTGTTTTTTCAGGGCCTGAAGCGCTATTTAACCGAAAATGCCTTCGGCACCGGCGAGGCCCACAAGCTGCGCCTGGCGCTGGAAGAAGTGTCGGGCCAGGACCTGAACTGGTTTTTTACCCAGTGGTATTACGGCGCTGGCCACCCCGTCGTCACCATCGACTACGCCTGGGATGTCGCCCGGAAAGTACAGTCCGTGACCGTGAAGCAGACCCAGGCGGGCCAGCCGTTTCAGCTGCCTTTCACCATCGACTACTACGTGGGCGGCAAGGTGCAGCACCAGTCGGTGATGATGACCGAGGCCAGCCAGACTTTCACCATGCCCCTTGCGGCCCGGCCCGACCTGGTGAACGTGGACGCCCAAAAGGTGCTGGTGTGGCAGAAGGAAGACCACAAACCATTGGCTGAGTTTGCCTACCAGCAGCGCCACGCCGCCCGCTACCTCGACCGCCGCGAGGCCCTGCGCGCCGCCCAAAGCAAACCCGCCGACCCGCAGGCTCAGAAAGTCCTCCTCGCCGGCCTGGGCGACAAAACGCCTGCTCTCCGCGAGATGGCCGTGCAGGTGCTCGACCTCAAAAACGCACCCCTGCGCAAAGCCGCTACGCCCATGCTGGAAAAAATGGCTGCCACCGATGCCGCGCCGCAAGCCCAGGCAGCCGCCCTGGCGGCGCTGGGTTCGCTCAAGCAGAAAAGCTACGCGCCGCTGTTCGGCAAGGCTTTGGGCAGCCCGTCGTACCGGGTGCAGGCTGCGGCGCTGGAAGCCTTGCTGCCCCTGAACCCGGCGCAGGCGCTGGCCCGGGCCAAGGCTTTTGAAGCCGATAGCAAGGGCCCGCTGACGGGGGCCATTGTGCTGGTGTACGGGCAGGCGGGCAGCGTATCGCAGTGGCCCTGGATGCGCACGAAATTCGACGCGGCCGACCCCAACGGCCGTTTCCAGATGCTGCAGGGCTTCGGCGAGATGCTGGGCCGCATTGATGACCCGACGGCGCTGGCCGAAGGCATCACCCGCATCCGGGACCTTACCGTGCAGTATAAGCGCTACGTGGACTACCAGCGCGTGGAAGGCTTGCTGCGGGAGGTGCAGCAGCAGCAAGGCAAGCGGGCCAATGCGGCGGTGGCGGCCAGTCTGGTCGACCAGGCCGTGGCGGCCATCGAGGCGGCGAAGTAG
- the pheT gene encoding phenylalanine--tRNA ligase subunit beta, whose translation MRISLDWLKTLIPTDKPAAEIGALLTGSGLEVESMEELESIPGGLRGVVLGTVLTCERHPDADKLSLTTVDVGDGTPRQIVCGAPNVAAGQRVVVALEGAELHPASGEPFKIKKSKIRGAASEGMICAEDEIGLGQSHAGIMVLDTDLPNGTPAADYFGLGSDTVYEIGLTPNRADAASHYGVARELRALLGQPCHLPDVSGFAAPESAAANVKVTIEDVEAAPRYAGLLLDNVQVGPSPEWLQRRLRSIGLSPINNVVDVTNFVLHELGQPLHAFDADQITGNHIRVKRAEAGEKFVTLDGVERSLKAEDLVIADANGAPMALAGVFGGKTSGVSESTTRVFLESAYFGPVAVRRTSQTHQLKTDASFRFERGTDPNMVLTALQRAALLLQEVASATIAAPVVDEYPAPVQPITVRLRLPRVERLVGQYIAPERIRQILTDLDIDIEITEENLDQGDQATWVLTVPPHKVDVAREADVIEEILRIYGYNNVALRPNNSASFLAKFPNPDPEVTRVKVASLLSGQGFSEILTNSLTNSQYFEKEGEPEASLVRILNYNSVDLNVMRPTLLHSGLEIIRHNLNRRQRDLKLYEFGKVYAQNENGKYQEKNKLVIYLTGNATAETWQHKSDKAAFHDLAGAVQQVLAALGFGGAASQPVQHAYLAGGLALLVHNQPVAQLGAVSASVLKKMDVGQPVWYAELDWDALSKKYKPTLTARELPKFPEVRRDLSLVVDASVTFDQLQQIARKTEKKLLQSINVFDVYAGENLGAGKKSYSVSFTLQDYGQTLSEQAIDQVMQRLIQQFEKQAGAVIRR comes from the coding sequence ATGCGCATTTCCCTCGATTGGCTTAAAACTCTCATTCCGACCGACAAACCCGCCGCCGAGATTGGCGCTCTGCTCACCGGCTCGGGCCTGGAAGTGGAAAGCATGGAGGAGTTGGAAAGCATTCCTGGCGGCCTGCGCGGCGTGGTGCTGGGCACGGTGCTCACCTGCGAGCGCCACCCCGACGCCGACAAGCTCAGCCTGACCACCGTGGACGTGGGCGACGGCACGCCCCGGCAGATTGTGTGCGGCGCCCCCAACGTGGCCGCCGGCCAGCGCGTGGTGGTGGCCCTCGAAGGCGCCGAGCTGCACCCCGCCTCCGGCGAGCCCTTCAAAATCAAGAAAAGCAAAATCCGCGGCGCGGCCTCCGAAGGCATGATTTGCGCTGAGGACGAAATTGGTCTGGGCCAGTCGCACGCCGGCATCATGGTGCTCGATACCGACCTGCCCAATGGCACGCCGGCCGCCGACTACTTCGGCCTGGGCTCCGATACGGTGTACGAAATCGGCCTCACGCCCAACCGCGCCGATGCCGCCTCGCACTACGGCGTGGCCCGCGAGCTGCGCGCCCTGCTGGGCCAGCCCTGCCACCTGCCCGACGTGAGCGGCTTCGCGGCACCGGAGTCGGCTGCGGCCAACGTGAAGGTGACGATTGAGGACGTGGAAGCGGCGCCGCGCTACGCCGGCCTGCTGCTCGACAACGTGCAGGTGGGACCCTCGCCGGAGTGGCTGCAGCGCCGCCTGCGCAGCATCGGCCTGAGCCCCATCAACAACGTAGTGGACGTGACCAATTTCGTGCTGCACGAGTTGGGCCAGCCCCTGCACGCCTTCGACGCCGACCAGATTACCGGCAACCACATCCGCGTGAAGCGCGCCGAAGCCGGCGAAAAGTTCGTGACGCTGGACGGCGTGGAGCGCAGCCTCAAGGCCGAAGACCTCGTGATTGCCGACGCCAACGGCGCGCCGATGGCGCTGGCCGGGGTATTCGGCGGCAAGACTTCGGGCGTGAGCGAAAGCACCACCCGCGTATTCCTCGAAAGCGCCTACTTCGGCCCCGTCGCCGTGCGTCGCACTTCCCAAACGCACCAGCTAAAAACCGACGCCTCGTTCCGTTTCGAGCGCGGCACCGACCCCAATATGGTGCTCACCGCGTTGCAACGGGCGGCGCTGCTGCTCCAGGAAGTGGCCAGTGCCACCATCGCCGCGCCCGTGGTGGATGAGTACCCCGCGCCTGTGCAGCCCATCACCGTGCGCCTGCGCCTGCCCCGCGTGGAGCGGCTGGTGGGCCAGTACATCGCACCCGAGCGCATCCGTCAGATTCTGACGGACCTGGACATTGACATCGAAATCACCGAAGAAAACCTCGACCAAGGCGACCAGGCCACCTGGGTGCTGACCGTGCCGCCGCACAAGGTGGACGTGGCCCGCGAGGCCGACGTGATTGAGGAAATCCTGCGCATCTACGGCTACAACAACGTGGCGCTGCGCCCGAACAACTCGGCCTCGTTCCTGGCCAAGTTCCCGAACCCCGACCCGGAGGTGACGCGGGTGAAAGTGGCCTCGCTGCTCAGCGGCCAGGGCTTCTCGGAGATTCTCACCAACTCGCTCACCAACTCGCAGTACTTCGAGAAGGAAGGCGAGCCGGAGGCCTCGCTGGTGCGCATTCTGAACTACAACAGCGTTGACCTGAATGTGATGCGGCCCACGCTGCTGCACTCGGGCTTGGAGATTATTCGGCACAACCTCAACCGTCGCCAGCGCGACCTGAAGCTGTACGAATTCGGCAAAGTGTACGCGCAGAATGAGAACGGCAAGTACCAGGAAAAGAACAAGCTGGTGATTTATCTGACGGGTAATGCCACGGCCGAAACCTGGCAGCACAAGTCGGATAAAGCGGCGTTCCACGACCTGGCGGGCGCGGTGCAGCAGGTGCTGGCGGCCCTGGGCTTCGGCGGGGCGGCCTCGCAGCCGGTGCAGCACGCCTACCTGGCCGGCGGCCTCGCGCTGCTGGTGCACAACCAACCCGTGGCCCAGCTCGGCGCCGTGTCGGCTTCGGTGCTCAAGAAAATGGACGTGGGCCAGCCGGTGTGGTACGCCGAGCTGGATTGGGACGCGCTGAGCAAGAAATACAAGCCCACCCTCACGGCCCGCGAGCTGCCCAAGTTCCCCGAGGTGCGCCGCGACCTGAGCTTGGTGGTGGATGCGTCGGTGACCTTCGACCAGCTCCAACAGATTGCCCGGAAGACGGAGAAAAAGTTGCTGCAAAGCATCAACGTGTTCGACGTGTACGCCGGCGAAAACCTGGGCGCGGGCAAGAAGTCCTACTCGGTGAGCTTCACGCTGCAGGACTACGGCCAGACGCTCAGCGAGCAGGCCATCGACCAGGTAATGCAGAGGCTCATTCAGCAGTTTGAGAAGCAGGCCGGGGCCGTCATTCGGCGCTGA
- a CDS encoding carboxypeptidase-like regulatory domain-containing protein, translating into MRAGWPRWSQPLALLAGLWLLALGARAQAPNTVRLSGSVAEAGSRLPVPGATVQVQRTRRGVVTDAAGNFGLDVLPTDTVLFRSLGFKTQRMAMGGTGLSQLVVRIQLQRDSVQLGNVQVVSDRADRAVINRALRNIKRPKPPVTSAVKRPPKPQPLFAVDSTAPKAPVPTIQSPVSLIYDQFSREGKQRRKMEEIEAELKAEKLRKARAEYNKAFKDNRGYEP; encoded by the coding sequence GTGCGTGCCGGTTGGCCGCGGTGGAGCCAGCCGCTGGCCCTGCTGGCGGGGCTGTGGCTGCTGGCGCTGGGCGCCCGCGCGCAGGCCCCCAACACCGTGCGCCTGAGCGGCAGCGTGGCCGAAGCCGGCTCGCGCCTGCCCGTGCCCGGTGCCACCGTGCAGGTGCAGCGCACCCGCCGCGGCGTGGTGACTGACGCCGCCGGCAATTTCGGCCTCGACGTGCTGCCCACCGACACGGTGCTGTTTCGGTCCCTGGGCTTCAAAACCCAGCGCATGGCCATGGGCGGCACCGGGCTGTCGCAGCTGGTGGTGCGCATTCAGTTGCAGCGCGACAGCGTGCAATTGGGGAATGTGCAGGTGGTGAGCGACCGCGCCGACCGCGCCGTCATCAACCGGGCCCTGCGCAACATCAAGCGCCCCAAGCCGCCCGTGACCAGCGCCGTGAAGCGCCCGCCCAAGCCCCAGCCGCTCTTCGCCGTCGACTCTACCGCGCCCAAGGCGCCGGTGCCCACCATCCAGAGCCCGGTGAGCCTGATTTACGACCAGTTTTCGCGCGAGGGCAAGCAGCGGCGCAAGATGGAGGAAATCGAAGCCGAGCTGAAGGCCGAGAAACTCCGCAAAGCCCGCGCCGAGTACAACAAGGCTTTCAAGGACAACCGCGGCTACGAGCCGTAG
- a CDS encoding DUF4279 domain-containing protein translates to MKNEIDVRLCFWEFEDLPPEAITEMLGVEPTKVMRQGEPRGPKGLRVWPYNGWVWEASADKSVPFEDQCTTVLDLLVAHRDAVLSFCHRCTPELSCALRVYVDNGESTPSVHLNTRYHALASEFNLSFDLDLYCMPNGEAQA, encoded by the coding sequence ATGAAAAACGAAATCGACGTGCGCCTGTGCTTCTGGGAATTTGAGGACCTGCCCCCCGAAGCCATCACCGAAATGCTAGGCGTTGAACCCACCAAAGTGATGCGCCAAGGGGAGCCACGGGGCCCCAAGGGCCTGCGCGTATGGCCCTACAACGGCTGGGTCTGGGAGGCCAGCGCCGACAAATCGGTGCCTTTCGAAGACCAATGCACCACCGTGCTTGACTTGCTGGTGGCCCACCGCGACGCTGTGCTAAGCTTCTGCCACCGCTGCACGCCCGAGCTTTCCTGCGCCTTACGGGTCTACGTCGACAACGGCGAGAGCACGCCCTCGGTCCACCTTAACACCCGCTACCACGCCCTGGCCAGCGAGTTCAACCTCAGCTTCGACCTAGACCTCTATTGCATGCCCAATGGAGAAGCACAGGCGTGA
- a CDS encoding DUF1684 domain-containing protein translates to MIKKIALAAAIIGIVLYSINGSRPDSGAYAAQMRKARGEKNRSFRESAQSPLSEAQKAQFDSLKYYPADLALVVEATVSRNAAPDTTLLQMSDNRAEKYLRWGQAKFRIGTQAQQLALYLKADGKDSTLFIPFTDATNGRETYGGGRYLDAALPEPDATEIKLDFNQAYNPYCAYNNDYSCPVPPAENRLDVPIAAGEKSFHE, encoded by the coding sequence ATGATTAAGAAAATAGCCCTGGCGGCCGCCATCATCGGCATCGTCTTGTATTCGATAAACGGCAGCCGGCCCGATTCCGGCGCATATGCGGCACAGATGCGCAAAGCCCGCGGCGAGAAAAACCGCTCGTTTCGCGAGTCGGCCCAGTCGCCTCTCTCGGAAGCCCAAAAGGCGCAGTTCGACAGCCTCAAATACTACCCCGCCGATTTAGCGCTGGTAGTCGAAGCCACCGTTTCGCGCAATGCCGCGCCCGACACCACACTACTCCAAATGAGCGACAACCGCGCAGAAAAATACCTGCGCTGGGGCCAGGCCAAATTCCGCATTGGCACCCAGGCTCAGCAGCTGGCGCTGTACCTGAAAGCCGACGGCAAGGATTCTACCCTCTTCATTCCCTTCACTGACGCCACTAACGGCCGCGAAACCTACGGCGGCGGCCGCTACCTCGACGCCGCCCTTCCCGAGCCCGACGCCACCGAAATTAAGCTCGATTTCAACCAGGCCTACAACCCCTACTGCGCCTACAACAACGACTACAGCTGCCCCGTGCCGCCCGCCGAAAACCGGCTGGACGTGCCCATTGCGGCCGGCGAGAAGTCGTTTCACGAATAG
- a CDS encoding MBL fold metallo-hydrolase, with protein MKLTLLLAATLAAFTAQAQTAAPAARAAADQIATKKGPLTVQPITHGSVVLTWGGKTIYVDPYGGPAGYTGLAAPDVVLITDIHGDHLDPKTLAGLSLGKALMIVPPAVAAQLPAEYKKQVRVLRNGQKLDTLGMSVAAIPMYNLPEAADAPHTKGRGNGYVLGLGGKNVYLSGDTEDIPEMRALKNIDVAFVCMNLPYTMDVNQAAQGVLAFKPAIVYPYHYRGQNGLSDVASFKKQVNAADKKIDVRLRNWYPTAQ; from the coding sequence ATGAAACTTACCCTCCTTCTGGCGGCCACGCTGGCGGCCTTCACCGCGCAGGCCCAGACGGCCGCCCCTGCGGCGCGCGCCGCCGCCGACCAGATTGCCACCAAGAAAGGCCCGCTCACGGTGCAGCCCATCACGCACGGCAGCGTGGTGCTGACCTGGGGCGGCAAAACCATTTACGTGGACCCCTACGGCGGGCCCGCAGGCTACACCGGACTGGCTGCCCCCGATGTGGTGCTCATCACCGACATTCACGGCGACCACCTCGACCCCAAAACGCTGGCCGGCCTTTCCCTGGGCAAAGCCCTGATGATAGTGCCCCCGGCCGTGGCCGCGCAGCTGCCTGCCGAGTACAAGAAGCAGGTGCGCGTGCTGCGCAACGGCCAGAAGCTCGACACGCTGGGCATGAGCGTGGCGGCCATCCCGATGTATAACCTGCCCGAGGCGGCCGACGCGCCCCACACCAAAGGCCGCGGCAATGGCTACGTGCTGGGCTTGGGCGGCAAAAACGTGTACCTGTCCGGCGACACCGAGGACATTCCCGAAATGCGCGCCCTCAAGAACATCGACGTGGCGTTTGTGTGCATGAACCTGCCCTACACCATGGACGTGAACCAGGCCGCCCAGGGCGTGCTGGCCTTCAAGCCCGCCATTGTGTACCCCTACCACTACCGCGGCCAGAACGGCCTGAGCGACGTGGCCAGCTTTAAGAAGCAGGTGAACGCCGCCGACAAAAAAATCGACGTGCGCCTGCGCAACTGGTACCCCACGGCCCAGTAA